CTTGCGATACTCGGCGCTATCTTGGGCTGCTTTTTCGTAGGCTTGGCGATACTCTTCGTAGCCCTGCTGGTAAGACGCCGCGTCGCGCTGATGGTGCTGGACCAGGGCCTCGAGGTCGCGTTTTTCGGCCTGGAGGCGCAGCAAATCTTGGTGGGCGCCGCTCATCTGGACCTGCAGGTCCATGTAGCGCATCCGGGCGTGGGTTACCTGGGTGTGCAAAAAGGCCGTCGGGGTGAGGCTGCTGAACTGGCCGGTGAAGTGCTGAATTGCCTGAAGCCGCTGCTGAACAATCTGGCCGACGGCTTGGGGGCTGAGCTGCTGGCGGATGTCTTGGGCTGCGCGATCGCCCAGGGCCTGAGCGCGATCGCGCTCTTCGTAGACCCAGCGCATCCAGCGGGCCGCCTCTGCCACATCCGGCTCGGCCCAGCGGTTGCCCGCGCGATAGGGGCCGTAGTCCTCGGTCAGCGTCTGCAACTCGTAGGGGACCAGCAGGCTATTGCCCACATTCATGTACTCGGTGTTGGCCGAGTGGGCCGTGGCAATCACCGGTTTGCCGTAAAACATCGCCTCCGCCATCGTCAGCCCAAACCCTTCGGAGCGGTGGAGGGAAACGTAGCAGTCGCAGTGGTAGAGCAGGCCGTCGAGCTGGTCGCGCAGCAGGTAGCCATCGATGAAGCGAATGCCCGCGCAGCCCTGGGCGGCCTCCTGGAGCCGCTGCCGCTCCTGGGGATAGTGCTCGCCGTTGGAGCTTTTGATAATCAGCTGCACATTCTCGGGGGCATCCCCAAACGCTTGATGGAAGGCCTGGATCACCGCTTCCGGGTTTTTGCGCTCGTAGACGCTGCAAAAGTCAAACATGAACAGAAACACAAAGGTTTCTGCGGGAATCTCGAGATCAGCGCGGGTGGCCTGGGGGGTGGCAAGCTGAATGCTGTGGGGCAGGCGCATCACAGGAATGGGCGAGACGGCGGCGATCGCCTCCAGCGCGTAGTGGCTCGGCACCCAAATCTCGTGAAAAATCCCAAATAGCGGCCGCCAGTGCTCCGGAAACTCCGGCAGCTCCCACACCCAAATGCCGATGTTGTAGCGGTTCTGGAAATAACTGGGGTCGACCTGCTTTAGCAGCACATCCACCGCGTCCACATTCACCTGGATGATGTTGACCGGGTAGGGATTGTCGCTGGAAAAGCGATCGCGATACGTCGCGTCCTGCTTGCGGTGGGGATTAAATTCGAAATTGTTGATCGCCACCGGGATCTCGACCGCCTCGATCGCCCGAATCGTTGTGCGGACCGCTTCTCCCAGACCAAACTCGCTGCTAACGTAGCCCGCCACATTCACGCCGGGCAAATACGGGCGAGGGGAAGGGGTCGGCGAATTGGTCGAAACAGCGGTATTCAAAGCATTCATAACGGTGCTGACAGTTCACAACAACAGGCGATCGCGCCTTTGACCCACAGGGGCAATCTCCATTGTGGCAGCTCGTTTATTCCCAAATACGCACCAAAGGCAGCGCGATCGCGCTGCCTTTGGTGCTTTCGAGGTGCTTGGAACCTCCAGAATCTAAAGCCTGCCCTAGTAGGCGTCCTGCAACTCGTAGAAATCCGGCGAGATGTAATCCTTGCGGAGCGGATAGCCCACCCAGTCCTCCGGCATCAGGATTCGCTTCAAGTTGGGATGGCCCTCATAGACGATCCCGTACATGTCGTAGCACTCCCGCTCTTGCCAGTCCGCCGCCTTCCAGATCCAGTACACCGACGGCAGCGTCGGCTCTTCCCGATTGAGGAACACCTTCAGGCGCACTTCCTCCGGCCGATCGGCATTGTCGCTGAGCTTCACCAAATGATAAAAGCTCACCAACTCCCGACCCGGGCCCATATCGTAGGCCCCTTGGCACTGGAGATAGTTGAAGCCGTAGGCGTAGAGGGCCGTCCCGATCGGCACCAGCACCTCTCGCTCCACCCGAATCATCTCTACACCCGAGTGATCTGGCCCCAGAGACTCCGTCTCAAATCCATTGCTGTTGAGCCACTTCGCAACCTTGCCCGCCTCAATAATCGGCGCTTGTTCGGGCTGCCCTTCAGCAGGGACCTGGTTTGCTTCTTCAGCCACGATCGACCTCCTCCTTGCGAGACTCCTTCAGTGCGGGGGGCACCGGCATACCAATCGACTCCATCAACTCCCGCGGAGGCGCCTGGCGAGTCGCTGACTGCATATACTGACCCGTCAAAATCGGCTCCACCTGCTTCATGTTGTGGGTGGTGCTGTAGTAGCGGTGAACCTGCTGGAGCTTGCCGCGCTCTTGCAGCGATTCATTGGACACCTTCTTGCGCAGCTTGATGATGGCGTCAATAATCGCCTCGGGGCGAGGGGGGCACCCAGGAATGTAAACATCCACCGGAATCAGCTTGTCGACCCCGCGCACTGCGGTGGGAGAGTCGGTGCTGAACATCCCGCCCGTAATCGTGCAGGCACCCATCGCAATGACGTACTTGGGCTCCGGCATCTGCTCGTACAGCCGCACCAGGGCAGGGGCCATCTTCATCGTGACGGTGCCTGCCGTGATGATCAGGTCAGCTTGACGGGGGCTCGATCGCGGCACCAGACCAAACCGGTCAAAGTCGAAGCGCGAGCCGATCAGGGCCGCAAACTCAATGAAGCAGCAAGCCGTCCCGTACAGCAGAGGCCACAAGCTCGACAAGCGAGCCCAGTTGTACAAATCGTCAACGGTCGTCAGGATAACGTTTTCGGACAGCTCTTGGGTCACCTCGGGTGATCCGATGGGGTTGAGAATTCGCTCCTTCTGTTGCGCTTCCCAATTCAAATCCGCAGGGTTGGAGTTCATGACCATTCCAGTGCTCCTTTCCTCCAAGCGTAAACAAGTCCGACAATCAGAATCGCAATAAAGATCAGCGCTTCGATGAAGGCGAGTAGACCCAGTCGATGAAAGGCGACGGCCCACGGGTACAGAAAAACAGTCTCAACATCGAAGATGACAAACACCAGCGCAAACATGTAGTAGCGGATGTTGAACTGAATCCATGCACCGCCGATGGGCTCCATGCCCGACTCGTAGGTTGTCCGCCGCTCAGGACCCCGACGACTGGGACGAACGAGCTTCGAAGCGGTGAGTGCCAGAAGGGGAATTAGACTGCACAGGAGCAGAAAACCCAAGAAATATTCGTAACCGCTAAGCGAAAACACAGTATCCGACCACCGTTTTAGCGAGGGGACATTCGTTAATTCTCTTTCACATTTTGACATCCTTCCTGACACGCGTGGCAGTGAATTCTTCCTAGGCCACCCATTGGCAACCTCCATAGGCCTGTTGATACTTGGCCGTCGCGCGTTTCTAAGAATTTGGTGGAAAACGCTAGATGGATTTTCGGGAAGGGCGGGCCAAGCCCAGGCGTCAAAGGGGTTTTGGCTGAGACCATGGGGAGTTTCCCAGGGGCGATCGCCCCCCAGAGATGCGCTTCTCCTTCTGCCGGCCCTCAGAACCGCCTCCCCAAGATTGCAGAGCTTCCTGATGCGTACCTTCACACTTGCGATCGCCCCCTAACCCTTTAGCTAAGCGCATTTCAGAGGTTGCTATTCATGAGTCTGTGGCCGGGGTCAGCGGCGATCGCTCAAGAAGCGTACCGAGTTATGTCATAATCCTTAATGGATATTTTAAGGATCGCTAATAATTTTTCTATTGAGCTGGTTGACAGCGAGTTGGCGATGACGACAGAAACCCCTGATTCTCCAGCGCTAGATCGTTATGAGTGTCGCGCCTGCGGCTACACCTACGAGCCCACCAAAGGCGACGATCGCGCTCAAATTGCGCCCGGAACCCTTTTCGCAGAGCTGCCAGCAACCTGGCGGTGTCCCGTGTGCAGTGCTCGACCTGCGCAGTTCGAAAATATTGGTCCAGCTGGATCACCGTCTGGTTTCAAGGAGAATCTTGGTTATGGACTAGGCGTCAATACCCTAACGCCGGGACAGAAAAACCTTCTCATCTTCGGGGGATTGGCGATCGCCTTTCTTCTGTTTATGAGTCTCTACGGCTTGCAGTAAGGCTCAATCATCGCCTTATTTCCAACCCTCTCTGTTCCAACTTCCACCCCACTTAGCCCATCCTTCTCCCACCCAAATCAGCATGCGACTCGCCTTCAAGCACCTGCAAAAACTTTTCGCCCTCGTGGCCGTAGTCCTGCTGTGCGCAGGCTGCGCTGGCTACCTGCCCTCCCTAGAAAGCAGCCCCTGGCGCTCCGTCAGCCTGCCTTTGGAGGTAGAAGACATTACCCTGCTAGACATTGCCTTTGCAGAGAGCAACTCTCAGCACGGCTGGCTAGTCGGTAGCCGCTCCACCCTCTTGGAAACCCAGGACGGCGGCACAACCTGGGATGCCAAAGTTTTGGACCTCGACGAAGCAAAATACAGCCTCACCTCCGTCAGCTTCGCTGGCAAAGAAGGCTGGGTTGTGGGTCAGCCCTCTTTGCTGCTGCACACAACAGACGAAGGAAAGTCTTGGTCTCAGGTGCCCCTGAGCGAAAAGCTGCCTGGTGCGCCCCAGGTGATCACCGCCCTCGGCCCCAACAGCGCTGAGCTCACCACCAACGTGGGCGCCATCTACCGCACCCAAGACGGCGGCAAAAACTGGAAAGCCCTCGTCCAAGAAGCGGTCGGCGTCTTCCGAAATATTTCTCGCTCCTCCGACGGCAAGTACGTCACTGTCTCCGCTCGGGGTAACTTCTACTCCACCTGGGAGCCAGGCGCCGATCGCTGGGTTCAGCACAACCGCAACTCTTCTCGCCGCCTCCAAAACATGGGCTTTACCGCCGACGGCAACCTGTGGCTGATCGCTCGCGGTGGCGAACTGCAGTTTACCCAGGGCGACTACGAAGCTTGGGATGAGCCCGTCAACCCAGAATTCTCGACCAGCTGGGGCCTGCTCGACCTGGCCTATCGGACCCCGGATGAGCTGTGGGTGACCGGCGGCAGCGCTAACCTGTTGCGCAGCGTCGATGGCGGCAAGACTTGGGAGAAAGATCGCTCTGTCGAAGATATTCCCTCGAATTTCTATCGGGTTGTCTTCTTTGATGGTGACAAAGGGTTTGTGTTAGGCCAGCGGGGAACGCTACTCAAATACGAGGGCAATTCCCAGGCAGCCTAAGACAATTTCGAGATCCTTGAAAGGAGCCTCTCTCCTGTGGTCAAGCCTATAGACCCAGAGAGAAAATCCACTCTCTTTCTTGTGAGTCATTCAGGGATCTCTTGGCTAATTTGGTGGAAAACCCCCACTACACCAAAAGGCGAGTGGGGGAGGAAAGCCGGGGTGGTGAGACGCTAAATCGTCAAACACCTTTGACCAACACTCAAGCTCTAAGTAGGGTTGGCGACGAATCGCCAAGAGTGCAAAAATTAGCTTGGTAACGCCCATCGGTGTCCCGATCTTTGGGAAACGTGAAACTGGTATGTGGAGCCTCACCATAGGCCTCGAAGCATATCTTCCGATGTAAAGCTCAAAGTACGAGACCCCTGCAAAAACGAGCTTATGTTTCAGAAGCTCGCGCTGCGATCCTCGATTCAGCGTCAGGGGAATTTCACTATGATAGATATACGTCTAACGTGTTGTTGAAGGAGGAATCTGCATGGCTGGATCTACCGGCGAGCGCCCATTTTCTGACATCGTCACCAGTATTCGTTACTGGGTGATTCATAGCATTACCATTCCTGCTCTGTTCATTGCTGGTTGGCTGTTTGTGAGCACTGGCCTGGCCTATGATGCCTTTGGCACGCCTCGTCCAGACGAGTATTTCACCCAGCAGCGTCAAGAACTGCCCATCGTGATGGATCGCTTTGGTGCGAAGCAGCAAGTCGAAGAATTCATTGGTAAATAGACCCTTTTAATTCATATTGGGATCATGACGAGCAATAATCCGAACCAACCCATTTCTTACCCAATTTTCACCGTTCGCTGGCTGTCGGTCCATGCGCTGGCAGTGCCTACGGTTTTCTTCTTGGGTGCGATCGCTTCAATGCAATTTATTCAGCGATAGGAGATCACCATGCCAGAAAGAGTTACTAACCCCAACAAGCAGCCAGTTGAGCTAAACCGGACTTCTCTGTACCTGGGTCTGCTGCTGGTGTTTGTGCTGGGCATCCTGTTTTCCAGCTACTTCTTCAACTAAGCTGAAAGATTACCCAGCTTTACTGTTTCTCAGATTCGCAGTTTGATTTAGATTGGCTTGAGGCTCTTTGAAGAGAGCAACTCACTTAGGAGGTTAGACGGAATGCTCAGCAGTGGACGTATTCCTTTGTGGATCGTGGCTACAGTTGCCGGTCTTGGCGTGATTACTGTAGTGGGTCTGTTTTTCTATGGTGCCTATGCAGGCCTGGGTTCTTCTCTGTAGTTGACCCTTGCATTCATTGGATAACGACTTTAAAGCTAAAGAAGCCGCGTACAGCAATGTAGGCGGCTTCTTAGTATTTAGCTAGTTCAGCCAGAAGCCTCACGTCCATAATCTCTGATTTGGCGTGAGATGAAGGCGCGTTTATGGCGGGGCGGTCGGTGAACTATGTTTGACGCGAGAGGCGACCAGCACCGCCATAAACCATCTCTTTCGCTTCAGGTCGGAGAGTCTTGTTCCTCAATGTACCGCTTAAGAGTCGAGACCGTGACGCCTCCACCGGACGCAATGAAATAGGAGCCATTCCACAACGCATCCTTGGTGTAAAACTCAGAGACCCGCTCCTCAAACTCAGAGCGCAACCTCCGACTGGTTACCGTTTTCAGATTGTTTACCAGCTTACTCAGCTCCAAGCTGGGATGGTACTGAAACAACAAATGAACGTGATTTTCTTCCCCATTAAACTCAATCACTCGACAGTCCCAGCGCTCTAGAAGATCCTCAAAGATTTCATGCAGCCGCTCCAACATCTCCTTGGTGAAAAGCTTTTTTCGATACTTGGTTGTCAAAACCAAATGAGCTTTTAAGTCCGACACAGAGCGTCCTCTAGAGAAGAAATCGTTTTTCATGCAGCTAATACTCTTTTAATTGGTGTACAATGAAAAGCTATCACCAATTAAAATCTTTAAGTGAGAACCGCCTACCAGTAACGATTGCGTCCAACCTCCCGTCAAATCGCCTTGATGAGCGAATGGCTAGAGTTGCTGCGCAGACAGTACAACTATCGTCTTGGTGAGCGGTTCTCTTGGTACGAGCAAAACCGCTGTGACATCAACGCCTGTCCCCTAATCTGTCACCTGCCAGAACTGCGAGAGAATCCTGACTTCTACTCCCAAAAACGAGACTTGGTGAACTCCAAGACTTTATTCCCGGAGTACCAGCAGATTCACTCTCAAGTTCTGCAAGACTGCATTGGCCGGGTGAAGAAGACCTTTGACCGCTGGCTCAAAGGAGACTGCAACGCTAAGCGAAGCGGTAGACCTCGATTCA
This genomic stretch from Geitlerinema sp. PCC 7407 harbors:
- a CDS encoding glycosyltransferase family 4 protein, giving the protein MNALNTAVSTNSPTPSPRPYLPGVNVAGYVSSEFGLGEAVRTTIRAIEAVEIPVAINNFEFNPHRKQDATYRDRFSSDNPYPVNIIQVNVDAVDVLLKQVDPSYFQNRYNIGIWVWELPEFPEHWRPLFGIFHEIWVPSHYALEAIAAVSPIPVMRLPHSIQLATPQATRADLEIPAETFVFLFMFDFCSVYERKNPEAVIQAFHQAFGDAPENVQLIIKSSNGEHYPQERQRLQEAAQGCAGIRFIDGYLLRDQLDGLLYHCDCYVSLHRSEGFGLTMAEAMFYGKPVIATAHSANTEYMNVGNSLLVPYELQTLTEDYGPYRAGNRWAEPDVAEAARWMRWVYEERDRAQALGDRAAQDIRQQLSPQAVGQIVQQRLQAIQHFTGQFSSLTPTAFLHTQVTHARMRYMDLQVQMSGAHQDLLRLQAEKRDLEALVQHHQRDAASYQQGYEEYRQAYEKAAQDSAEYRKAYEEYRQAYQETAARCEEQRQQTIQAEQALHALQLPQARSPLQKIRDRLRRLRKQ
- a CDS encoding NAD(P)H-quinone oxidoreductase subunit J, which produces MAEEANQVPAEGQPEQAPIIEAGKVAKWLNSNGFETESLGPDHSGVEMIRVEREVLVPIGTALYAYGFNYLQCQGAYDMGPGRELVSFYHLVKLSDNADRPEEVRLKVFLNREEPTLPSVYWIWKAADWQERECYDMYGIVYEGHPNLKRILMPEDWVGYPLRKDYISPDFYELQDAY
- the ndhK gene encoding photosynthetic/respiratory NAD(P)H-quinone oxidoreductase subunit K, whose product is MVMNSNPADLNWEAQQKERILNPIGSPEVTQELSENVILTTVDDLYNWARLSSLWPLLYGTACCFIEFAALIGSRFDFDRFGLVPRSSPRQADLIITAGTVTMKMAPALVRLYEQMPEPKYVIAMGACTITGGMFSTDSPTAVRGVDKLIPVDVYIPGCPPRPEAIIDAIIKLRKKVSNESLQERGKLQQVHRYYSTTHNMKQVEPILTGQYMQSATRQAPPRELMESIGMPVPPALKESRKEEVDRG
- the ndhC gene encoding photosynthetic/respiratory NAD(P)H-quinone oxidoreductase subunit C; protein product: MFSLSGYEYFLGFLLLCSLIPLLALTASKLVRPSRRGPERRTTYESGMEPIGGAWIQFNIRYYMFALVFVIFDVETVFLYPWAVAFHRLGLLAFIEALIFIAILIVGLVYAWRKGALEWS
- a CDS encoding rubredoxin, producing MTTETPDSPALDRYECRACGYTYEPTKGDDRAQIAPGTLFAELPATWRCPVCSARPAQFENIGPAGSPSGFKENLGYGLGVNTLTPGQKNLLIFGGLAIAFLLFMSLYGLQ
- a CDS encoding photosynthesis system II assembly factor Ycf48, whose translation is MRLAFKHLQKLFALVAVVLLCAGCAGYLPSLESSPWRSVSLPLEVEDITLLDIAFAESNSQHGWLVGSRSTLLETQDGGTTWDAKVLDLDEAKYSLTSVSFAGKEGWVVGQPSLLLHTTDEGKSWSQVPLSEKLPGAPQVITALGPNSAELTTNVGAIYRTQDGGKNWKALVQEAVGVFRNISRSSDGKYVTVSARGNFYSTWEPGADRWVQHNRNSSRRLQNMGFTADGNLWLIARGGELQFTQGDYEAWDEPVNPEFSTSWGLLDLAYRTPDELWVTGGSANLLRSVDGGKTWEKDRSVEDIPSNFYRVVFFDGDKGFVLGQRGTLLKYEGNSQAA
- the psbE gene encoding cytochrome b559 subunit alpha — encoded protein: MAGSTGERPFSDIVTSIRYWVIHSITIPALFIAGWLFVSTGLAYDAFGTPRPDEYFTQQRQELPIVMDRFGAKQQVEEFIGK
- the psbF gene encoding cytochrome b559 subunit beta, which translates into the protein MTSNNPNQPISYPIFTVRWLSVHALAVPTVFFLGAIASMQFIQR
- a CDS encoding photosystem II reaction center protein L — protein: MPERVTNPNKQPVELNRTSLYLGLLLVFVLGILFSSYFFN
- a CDS encoding photosystem II reaction center protein J; translation: MLSSGRIPLWIVATVAGLGVITVVGLFFYGAYAGLGSSL
- the tnpA gene encoding IS200/IS605 family transposase; the encoded protein is MKNDFFSRGRSVSDLKAHLVLTTKYRKKLFTKEMLERLHEIFEDLLERWDCRVIEFNGEENHVHLLFQYHPSLELSKLVNNLKTVTSRRLRSEFEERVSEFYTKDALWNGSYFIASGGGVTVSTLKRYIEEQDSPT